In one Methylobacterium sp. SyP6R genomic region, the following are encoded:
- a CDS encoding carboxymuconolactone decarboxylase family protein, giving the protein MAESDQFEKGLEVRRAVLGADYVDASLAKADDFMMAFQRITTEWCWGYAWTRDGLDRKTRSMLNLAMLTALSKPAELKLHVKGALANGVSVDEIKEILLHATVYCGIPSGLEAFKAAHEVLKAEGAIPDKP; this is encoded by the coding sequence ATGGCCGAGAGCGACCAGTTCGAGAAGGGTCTCGAGGTCCGCCGGGCGGTGCTCGGGGCGGATTACGTCGATGCCAGCCTCGCCAAGGCCGACGACTTCATGATGGCGTTCCAGCGCATCACCACCGAATGGTGCTGGGGCTATGCCTGGACGCGCGACGGGCTCGACCGCAAGACGCGCTCGATGCTCAACCTCGCGATGCTGACCGCCCTGTCGAAGCCGGCGGAACTGAAGCTCCACGTCAAGGGCGCGCTCGCCAACGGCGTCAGCGTCGACGAGATCAAGGAGATCCTGCTGCACGCCACCGTCTATTGCGGCATCCCGTCCGGCCTCGAAGCGTTCAAGGCCGCGCACGAGGTGCTGAAGGCCGAAGGAGCCATCCCCGACAAGCCGTGA
- a CDS encoding NAD(P)-dependent oxidoreductase, which yields MDFMRIDRSSARIAFLGLGKMGLPMASRLVAAGWTVAGFDPAPAAADAFAAAGGRAAPSAREAAERASVVVTMLPDGRAVRAVLAGAEGVAGHLAPGAIAIDMSSSAPVGTRELAHDLAGAGVTLLDAPVSGGVKRAVDGTLAIMVGGDKAAAAALRPLLECLGASIFETGPIGSGHAMKALNNYVSAAGLTAACEALRIGAAFGLDPGLMTDVLNVSTGRNNSTEVKLKPFVIPKTYASGFSMALMAKDLRTADDLARHEGVPAPLSRAVASLWQEALDELGTEADHTAIDAFLAALPARE from the coding sequence ATGGACTTCATGCGCATCGATCGATCCTCCGCCCGCATCGCGTTCCTGGGCCTCGGCAAGATGGGGCTGCCGATGGCGAGCCGGCTCGTGGCGGCGGGCTGGACCGTCGCCGGGTTCGATCCCGCGCCGGCCGCCGCCGACGCCTTCGCGGCCGCCGGCGGCCGGGCGGCGCCCTCGGCGCGGGAGGCGGCGGAGCGGGCGAGCGTCGTCGTGACGATGCTGCCGGACGGCCGTGCGGTGCGCGCCGTCCTCGCGGGCGCCGAGGGCGTGGCCGGGCATCTCGCTCCCGGCGCGATCGCCATCGACATGAGTTCGTCGGCGCCGGTCGGCACCCGCGAACTCGCCCACGACCTCGCCGGCGCCGGCGTCACGCTCCTCGACGCGCCGGTCTCCGGCGGGGTAAAGCGCGCGGTCGACGGCACCCTCGCCATCATGGTCGGCGGGGACAAGGCCGCCGCCGCGGCTTTGCGGCCGCTCCTCGAATGCCTCGGCGCCTCGATCTTCGAGACCGGGCCGATCGGCTCCGGCCACGCCATGAAGGCCCTGAACAACTACGTCTCCGCCGCCGGCCTCACCGCGGCCTGCGAGGCGCTGCGCATCGGCGCGGCCTTCGGCCTCGACCCCGGCCTGATGACGGATGTCCTCAACGTCTCCACCGGCCGCAACAACTCGACCGAGGTGAAGCTGAAGCCCTTCGTGATCCCCAAGACCTACGCCTCGGGCTTCTCGATGGCGCTGATGGCCAAGGACCTGCGGACCGCGGACGATCTCGCCCGCCACGAAGGCGTCCCGGCGCCCTTGTCGCGGGCGGTCGCCTCCTTGTGGCAGGAGGCCCTCGACGAGCTCGGGACGGAGGCGGACCACACGGCGATCGACGCGTTCCTGGCAGCGTTGCCGGCGCGGGAATGA
- a CDS encoding N-acyl homoserine lactonase family protein, translating into MPAYEVIALRYATHQRPASANLLYPPEGGDPHDGPMPIDYFVWVIRDASRVVVVDTGFDWPACAAYGRTMVRHPLEGLRQLGVDPAEVRDVIITHLHYDHAGNLSAFPNATFHLQDAEMAYATGRCMGHARLRGAFAVEDVCTMVRRVYEGRVAFVDGEGEVAPGITVHAVPGHTRGLQCVRVETERGPVVLASDAAHFYANLAQQNPFPIVVDIAAMMESWRRLARLAGDPERIVPGHDPLVMARYPRHPAAEVEAVLLHRPPRGPAP; encoded by the coding sequence ATGCCGGCTTACGAGGTCATCGCGTTGCGCTACGCGACGCACCAGCGCCCGGCCTCGGCGAACCTGCTCTATCCGCCGGAGGGCGGTGACCCGCATGACGGGCCGATGCCGATCGACTACTTCGTCTGGGTGATCCGCGACGCGAGCCGCGTGGTCGTCGTCGATACCGGCTTCGACTGGCCCGCCTGCGCCGCCTATGGCCGGACCATGGTGCGCCATCCCCTGGAGGGGTTGCGGCAACTCGGCGTCGATCCGGCCGAGGTGCGCGACGTGATCATCACGCATCTGCACTACGACCATGCCGGCAACCTGTCGGCGTTCCCGAACGCCACCTTCCATCTTCAGGACGCCGAGATGGCCTACGCGACCGGGCGCTGCATGGGCCATGCGCGCCTGCGCGGCGCCTTCGCGGTGGAGGATGTCTGCACCATGGTGCGGCGCGTCTACGAGGGCCGGGTCGCCTTCGTCGACGGGGAGGGCGAGGTCGCGCCGGGCATCACGGTCCATGCCGTGCCGGGGCATACGCGCGGGCTCCAATGCGTGCGGGTCGAGACGGAGCGCGGCCCGGTCGTCCTCGCCTCGGACGCGGCCCATTTCTACGCCAACCTCGCCCAGCAGAATCCCTTCCCGATCGTGGTCGACATCGCCGCGATGATGGAGAGCTGGCGCCGGCTCGCCAGGCTCGCGGGCGACCCGGAACGGATCGTTCCGGGCCACGACCCGCTCGTCATGGCCCGCTACCCGCGCCATCCCGCGGCGGAGGTCGAGGCGGTGCTGCTGCACCGCCCGCCGCGAGGGCCGGCGCCGTGA